A single window of Pontibacillus chungwhensis DNA harbors:
- a CDS encoding glycoside hydrolase family 13 protein has product MGQSTQWWKNSVVYQIYPRSFNDSNGDGIGDLEGIIEKLDYLVELGIDVIWLSPIYKSPNDDNGYDISDYQDIMTEFGDLETWDRLISTMHEKGLKLVMDLVVNHTSDEHPWFQEAKKSKDNPYRDFYIWRPPNEDGKEPNNWLSFFSGSAWEYHEPTGEYFLHLFTKKQPDLNWENPEVRHKVYDMMRWWLDRGVDGFRMDVINLISKVEGLPDAPVTKPDDEFQWGSDYFANGPRFMEFMQEMKEEVLDHYDILTVGETGFVTPEEGKQFTNEDSGVLSMLFQFQHMDVDAQPGGQMGKWEEKDWKLTELKEIMSTWQVELFNKGWNSLYLENHDQPRSVSRFGDDGEYHDVSAKMLATWLHMMQGTPYVYQGQEIGMTNVHFPSIDDYEDVEIRNLWQDMVVEKGHDPDKILKAIHEKGRDNARTPMQWDSSENAGFTSGTPWLKVNPNYDQINVEKERENPDSIFHYYKKLIALRKQHEVIVNGDHTLIWPEDEEVYAYKREHEGQKLVVVTNWTGETIERPWPEDVNFEEALVMIHNYNDAPDASKDGMKLRPYEAVVYHQQ; this is encoded by the coding sequence ATGGGACAATCAACACAATGGTGGAAAAACTCGGTCGTCTATCAAATTTATCCGAGAAGCTTCAATGACAGTAACGGTGATGGCATCGGTGATCTAGAAGGCATTATCGAAAAGCTCGATTACCTTGTTGAGCTTGGAATTGACGTCATCTGGCTCTCTCCGATCTACAAGTCCCCAAATGATGATAATGGCTATGATATTAGTGATTATCAGGACATCATGACAGAGTTCGGTGATTTAGAGACGTGGGATCGCTTAATTTCGACAATGCATGAGAAAGGGTTAAAACTTGTTATGGACCTGGTTGTCAATCACACGTCTGATGAGCATCCGTGGTTCCAAGAAGCGAAGAAGTCAAAAGACAATCCGTATCGAGACTTTTACATCTGGCGCCCGCCAAATGAAGACGGGAAGGAGCCGAACAACTGGCTTTCTTTCTTCAGCGGTTCAGCATGGGAATACCATGAGCCGACGGGTGAGTACTTTCTTCATTTATTTACGAAAAAGCAGCCCGACTTAAACTGGGAGAACCCCGAAGTCCGTCATAAAGTGTACGATATGATGCGCTGGTGGCTAGACCGTGGTGTAGACGGCTTCCGCATGGACGTGATCAACTTAATTTCAAAAGTAGAAGGACTCCCGGATGCCCCTGTGACAAAACCTGATGACGAGTTCCAGTGGGGCAGCGATTACTTCGCCAACGGCCCTCGCTTCATGGAATTTATGCAGGAGATGAAAGAAGAAGTGCTTGACCATTACGATATCTTAACGGTTGGGGAGACCGGATTTGTTACGCCTGAGGAAGGCAAACAGTTTACGAATGAAGATTCAGGCGTGTTGTCGATGTTATTCCAGTTCCAGCACATGGATGTCGACGCCCAGCCTGGTGGTCAAATGGGGAAATGGGAAGAGAAGGATTGGAAATTAACAGAACTAAAAGAGATTATGTCGACCTGGCAGGTGGAGCTCTTTAATAAGGGATGGAACTCTCTTTATCTTGAAAACCATGACCAGCCACGTTCCGTTTCTCGCTTCGGTGATGACGGGGAGTATCATGACGTGAGCGCGAAGATGCTTGCAACCTGGCTCCATATGATGCAGGGCACACCTTACGTTTACCAGGGTCAGGAGATCGGGATGACGAACGTGCACTTCCCGTCGATTGACGATTATGAGGATGTTGAGATCCGAAATCTTTGGCAGGATATGGTTGTTGAGAAAGGCCATGATCCAGATAAAATTCTAAAAGCGATTCATGAAAAAGGCCGTGACAACGCCCGTACGCCGATGCAGTGGGATTCATCTGAGAATGCAGGCTTCACTTCAGGTACTCCATGGCTGAAAGTGAATCCGAATTACGATCAGATCAATGTTGAGAAAGAGCGAGAGAACCCTGATTCGATCTTTCATTACTATAAGAAGCTGATTGCTCTTCGGAAACAACATGAGGTCATCGTAAATGGGGATCACACCCTTATTTGGCCTGAAGATGAAGAAGTGTATGCGTATAAGCGTGAACATGAAGGGCAAAAGCTAGTCGTTGTAACCAACTGGACAGGCGAAACAATCGAGCGTCCGTGGCCAGAAGACGTAAACTTTGAAGAAGCCCTTGTCATGATCCACAACTACAACGATGCCCCAGACGCATCGAAAGACGGTATGAAACTCCGCCCCTACGAAGCGGTTGTCTACCACCAACAATAA
- the glpT gene encoding glycerol-3-phosphate transporter: MFDFFKPASAKERLPDEQVDAEYKKLRLQVFLGIFIGYAGYYLIRKNFSLAIPYLTEEGFSKGELGLALSAISIAYGISKFVMGTVSDRSNARYFLATGLILSAIINLSIGFIPFFTSSIAIMFVMLFLNGWVQGMGWPPSGRTLVHWFSVSERGGKTAIWNVAHNVGGGLMAPLAIAGVSIVTTYFGASFAGYEGIFILPALVAIVVALVAFLLMRDTPQSVGLPPIEEYRNDYPSKSKKTFETELTTKEILFKYVLNNKWVWTIAIANVFVYFVRYGVLDWAPTYLSEEKGFNMEESSLAYFLYEWAGIPGTLLCGYISDKVFKGRRGPAGVVFMLGVLVAVVVYWLNPAGNPMIDNAALIAIGFLIYGPVMLIGLQALDYVPKKAAGTAAGLTGLFGYLGGAVMANALLGYIVQFASWDAGFMLLTGSCVLAVILFAFTWNVKGQEVVKHH, from the coding sequence ATGTTTGATTTTTTCAAACCAGCTTCTGCTAAAGAGAGATTACCAGATGAACAAGTAGATGCTGAATATAAGAAGCTCAGGCTTCAGGTTTTCTTAGGAATTTTCATAGGTTATGCGGGTTACTATTTAATTCGCAAGAACTTCTCATTGGCAATTCCTTATTTAACAGAAGAAGGATTTTCAAAGGGAGAGCTTGGGTTGGCTCTTTCTGCGATCTCGATTGCGTACGGAATAAGTAAGTTTGTGATGGGGACCGTCTCGGATAGGAGTAACGCCAGGTATTTCTTAGCTACCGGTTTGATCTTATCCGCGATTATTAATTTGAGTATAGGTTTTATCCCATTTTTCACCTCGTCTATAGCTATTATGTTTGTCATGCTATTCTTAAATGGGTGGGTGCAAGGTATGGGCTGGCCACCGTCCGGGCGTACGCTTGTTCACTGGTTCAGTGTTAGTGAACGTGGAGGGAAAACTGCCATATGGAACGTAGCACACAATGTAGGTGGAGGCTTAATGGCTCCTCTTGCGATTGCGGGTGTGTCGATTGTAACCACCTATTTTGGGGCAAGTTTTGCTGGATATGAAGGGATCTTCATCTTACCAGCCCTCGTTGCTATTGTTGTGGCATTGGTCGCTTTTCTTCTTATGCGAGATACTCCGCAATCTGTCGGGTTGCCTCCAATTGAGGAATACCGTAATGACTATCCTTCTAAATCGAAGAAGACATTCGAAACAGAACTGACGACGAAAGAGATTTTATTTAAGTACGTTTTGAACAATAAATGGGTTTGGACGATTGCGATTGCGAACGTCTTCGTCTACTTCGTACGTTATGGTGTGCTGGACTGGGCGCCAACATACTTAAGTGAAGAAAAAGGATTTAATATGGAAGAATCAAGTTTGGCTTATTTCCTTTATGAATGGGCGGGAATCCCAGGAACATTACTCTGTGGGTATATATCGGACAAAGTATTTAAAGGGCGCCGCGGACCAGCAGGCGTGGTGTTTATGCTAGGTGTTCTTGTCGCAGTTGTTGTGTACTGGTTAAATCCAGCCGGAAATCCAATGATTGATAATGCAGCGCTAATTGCAATCGGCTTCCTGATCTATGGACCGGTTATGCTAATTGGATTACAAGCACTAGACTATGTACCGAAAAAAGCTGCAGGAACAGCAGCTGGCCTGACTGGATTATTCGGTTACCTTGGTGGTGCTGTTATGGCAAATGCTTTACTTGGTTACATTGTACAATTCGCAAGCTGGGATGCAGGATTCATGCTTCTAACAGGCTCCTGTGTACTAGCCGTCATCCTCTTCGCCTTCACATGGAACGTAAAAGGCCAAGAAGTTGTAAAACATCATTAA
- a CDS encoding SDR family NAD(P)-dependent oxidoreductase has protein sequence MSKVAVITGAGSGLGRSTALRLAEDNVNISVVDIDEEGGNETVKQLKEAGVDAIFIKADVSKPDEVKNYVDETVNHFGTIDYFFNNAGISGSGGYFLDTEVSEIEKIVGINLMGALYGVRYVAEVMVKNGGGAIVNTSSSAGVIGQDSVVTYSATKHAMVGLTKSLVAEYAKDGLRVNAIAPGPTETPMVKEFFENNPNMKESAENGIPQKRLGTPEEVAETVAFLLTSKAQYINGDVIRIDGGFTSTKS, from the coding sequence ATGAGTAAAGTTGCAGTTATTACAGGTGCTGGTAGTGGGTTAGGCCGCTCTACAGCGTTGCGCCTTGCAGAAGATAACGTGAATATTTCTGTTGTAGATATTGATGAAGAAGGCGGAAATGAAACCGTTAAGCAATTAAAAGAAGCAGGTGTTGATGCGATCTTCATCAAAGCGGATGTCTCAAAACCTGATGAAGTGAAAAACTATGTAGATGAGACGGTTAATCATTTTGGTACAATCGATTATTTCTTCAATAACGCTGGAATTTCAGGCAGTGGCGGCTATTTCCTTGATACAGAAGTAAGTGAAATCGAAAAGATAGTAGGAATCAACTTAATGGGCGCCTTATATGGCGTACGTTATGTGGCTGAAGTGATGGTCAAAAATGGCGGAGGCGCGATTGTGAATACATCTTCAAGTGCAGGTGTAATCGGTCAAGATTCCGTAGTGACTTATTCCGCAACAAAACATGCTATGGTCGGGTTAACGAAGAGTCTTGTAGCTGAATATGCAAAAGACGGACTACGCGTGAACGCGATTGCTCCAGGCCCAACAGAAACTCCAATGGTTAAAGAGTTCTTTGAAAACAATCCAAACATGAAAGAAAGTGCAGAAAACGGCATTCCACAAAAACGCTTAGGCACACCAGAAGAAGTCGCTGAAACCGTAGCCTTCTTATTAACGTCTAAAGCTCAATATATTAACGGAGACGTTATTCGCATCGACGGTGGCTTTACAAGTACGAAATCCTAA